The following coding sequences are from one Lipingzhangella halophila window:
- a CDS encoding DEAD/DEAH box helicase, whose product MSTHAARYAAFRRRQAESSATIEDFQGLYGFEFDPFQVRACKAVESGHGVLVAAPTGSGKTVVGEFAVHLALRDGGKCFYTTPIKALSNQKYTDLVRRYGSDSVGLLTGDNSVNGEAPIVVMTTEVLRNMLYAGSRTLSGLAYVVMDEVHYLADRFRGAVWEEVIIHLPESVRMVALSATVSNAEEFGEWLQQVRGDTTVIVDEQRPVPLWQHVMAGKRLHDLFVPVEQQDTENDAGEGRKRTRKRERGSRSTGSDIVVNGERMRVNPRLVRLAQEEERLSLVAHKRRPPQARGRGAPRPRAKFAPPNRVQIIEELDRDGLLPAITFVFSRAGCDDAVRQCVHSGLRMTTDEEAAEIRGYAERQCADIPPADLAVLGFHQWLDALERGVSAHHAGMLPTFKEIVETLFSRGLIRAVFATETLALGINMPARTVVIEKLDKWNGETHAALTPGEYTQLTGRAGRRGIDVEGHAVVVWQPGTDPEAVAGLASTRTYPLNSSFQPSYNMAVNLVGQVGRERSRNMLESSFAQFQADRAVVGLTRELRKHEEALDGYAKAAECHLGDFMEYAALRRQLKETEKRAAKGRTAQRRDEAVRSLERLRPGDIIRVPRGRHTGFAVVLDPGAGGDVPAPLVLTYNRQVKRVNAADFPTPVEPAGRLRIPRNFSARSAQSRRDLASTLRNKLSDGAVEQQPRSRDNSEDATEEPEIARLRRELRAHPCHGCADREDHARWAERYHRLSKDTEGLRRRVEGRSHVIARTFDRVCSVLEELGYLEGDTVTDEGRLLANVYSELDLLVAECLRRGLWERLDPADLAACVSSLVYESRRSDDSFPRIPDGAPAETLTEMERLWGELHEVERNHRVSFQRAPDLGFVWTAYRWARGDRLDRILMDADMSAGDFVRATKQLLDMLGQIANAAPADGTIRENAHRAMDQVRRGVVAYSSVG is encoded by the coding sequence ATGAGTACGCACGCAGCGCGGTACGCCGCGTTCCGTCGGCGCCAAGCCGAGTCAAGTGCCACGATCGAGGACTTCCAGGGGCTCTACGGCTTCGAGTTCGATCCCTTCCAGGTGCGGGCATGCAAGGCGGTGGAGTCCGGGCACGGCGTGCTCGTCGCCGCCCCCACCGGGTCCGGGAAGACCGTCGTGGGGGAGTTCGCGGTGCACCTCGCATTGCGCGACGGCGGGAAGTGCTTCTACACCACGCCCATCAAGGCGCTGTCCAACCAGAAGTACACCGACCTCGTGCGCCGGTACGGCAGCGACAGTGTCGGCCTGCTGACCGGGGACAACAGCGTCAACGGCGAGGCGCCCATCGTGGTCATGACCACAGAGGTGCTGCGCAACATGCTCTACGCGGGGTCGCGCACCCTCAGCGGGCTGGCCTACGTGGTCATGGACGAGGTGCACTACCTCGCCGACCGCTTCCGCGGCGCGGTGTGGGAAGAAGTCATCATCCACCTGCCGGAGTCGGTGCGGATGGTGGCGCTGTCGGCCACGGTCAGCAACGCCGAGGAGTTCGGCGAGTGGCTGCAGCAGGTGCGCGGTGACACCACGGTGATCGTCGACGAGCAGCGCCCCGTCCCGCTGTGGCAGCACGTCATGGCCGGTAAGCGGCTGCACGACCTGTTCGTCCCGGTCGAGCAGCAGGACACGGAGAACGATGCCGGGGAGGGCCGCAAGCGCACCCGCAAGCGTGAGCGCGGCAGTCGGAGTACGGGCAGCGACATCGTGGTCAACGGCGAGCGCATGCGGGTCAATCCGCGGTTGGTCCGGCTGGCCCAGGAGGAGGAGCGGCTCTCCCTGGTCGCGCATAAGCGCCGCCCGCCCCAGGCGCGGGGGCGCGGGGCGCCCCGGCCGCGCGCCAAGTTCGCGCCGCCGAACCGCGTGCAGATCATCGAGGAGCTCGACCGCGACGGGCTGCTGCCGGCGATCACGTTTGTCTTCAGCCGGGCCGGCTGCGACGACGCCGTCCGGCAGTGCGTGCACTCCGGGCTGCGCATGACCACCGACGAGGAGGCCGCGGAGATCCGCGGCTACGCCGAACGCCAGTGCGCCGATATCCCACCGGCCGACCTGGCGGTGCTCGGGTTCCACCAGTGGCTGGACGCGCTCGAACGCGGTGTCTCCGCGCACCACGCCGGGATGCTGCCGACGTTCAAGGAGATCGTCGAGACGCTGTTCTCCCGAGGGCTCATCCGCGCGGTGTTCGCCACTGAGACTCTGGCGCTGGGGATCAACATGCCCGCGCGCACCGTCGTCATCGAGAAGCTCGACAAGTGGAACGGCGAGACCCACGCCGCCCTCACACCGGGCGAGTACACCCAGTTGACCGGGCGTGCCGGGCGGCGCGGCATCGACGTCGAGGGGCACGCGGTCGTGGTGTGGCAGCCGGGAACCGACCCGGAGGCCGTCGCCGGGCTGGCCAGCACCCGCACCTACCCGTTGAACTCCAGCTTCCAGCCGTCCTACAACATGGCCGTCAACCTGGTCGGCCAGGTCGGACGCGAGCGCAGCAGGAACATGCTGGAGTCCTCCTTCGCGCAGTTCCAGGCCGACCGCGCCGTGGTCGGCCTGACCCGCGAGCTCCGCAAGCACGAGGAGGCGCTCGACGGCTACGCCAAGGCCGCCGAGTGCCACCTTGGCGACTTCATGGAGTACGCGGCGCTGCGCCGCCAGCTCAAGGAGACGGAGAAGCGGGCCGCCAAGGGGCGTACCGCGCAGCGGCGCGACGAAGCAGTGCGCAGCCTCGAACGGCTCCGGCCCGGTGACATCATCCGGGTGCCCCGGGGGCGGCACACGGGCTTCGCGGTGGTCCTCGACCCGGGCGCGGGCGGCGATGTGCCCGCGCCCCTGGTGCTGACCTACAACCGGCAGGTCAAGCGGGTGAACGCGGCCGACTTCCCCACGCCGGTCGAGCCGGCTGGCCGGCTGCGCATCCCGAGGAACTTCTCCGCCCGGTCCGCGCAGTCCCGCCGCGACCTCGCGTCCACCCTGCGGAATAAGCTGAGCGATGGCGCGGTGGAGCAGCAGCCGCGCTCCCGCGACAACAGCGAGGACGCCACCGAGGAGCCGGAGATCGCCCGGTTGCGCCGCGAGCTGCGCGCGCACCCGTGCCACGGGTGCGCCGACCGCGAGGACCACGCCCGGTGGGCGGAGCGCTACCACCGGCTGTCGAAGGATACCGAAGGGCTGCGGCGCCGCGTCGAGGGCCGTTCCCACGTGATCGCCCGCACCTTCGACCGGGTGTGCTCAGTGCTGGAGGAGCTGGGCTACCTCGAAGGGGACACCGTCACCGACGAGGGGCGGCTGCTCGCCAACGTGTACTCCGAGCTCGACCTGCTGGTCGCCGAGTGCCTGCGACGCGGCCTGTGGGAGCGGCTCGACCCGGCCGACCTGGCGGCGTGCGTCTCGTCGCTGGTCTACGAGTCCCGGAGGTCTGACGACTCGTTCCCGCGGATCCCGGACGGAGCCCCGGCCGAGACACTCACGGAGATGGAGCGGCTCTGGGGCGAGCTGCACGAGGTCGAGCGCAACCACCGCGTGTCGTTCCAGCGCGCGCCGGATCTCGGGTTCGTGTGGACCGCCTACCGCTGGGCGCGCGGCGACCGGCTCGACCGGATCCTCATGGACGCCGACATGTCCGCCGGCGACTTCGTACGCGCAACGAAGCAGCTTCTGGACATGCTCGGCCAGATCGCCAACGCCGCCCCGGCCGACGGAACGATCCGGGAGAACGCGCACCGTGCCATGGACCAGGTGCGCCGCGGGGTGGTGGCCTACTCCTCCGTCGGATAG
- a CDS encoding NAD(P)/FAD-dependent oxidoreductase, with protein MRHRIVVLGAGYAGAPAAGYLARHLHTDDFEITVVNAEPDFVERMRLHQLAAGQDLRRYQLAELFAGTGIRLRLARVTAVNAEQRRVAVTDGEGTEWLEYDTLLYTLGSTAADHGVPGVNEHAFHVAGQPAALRLRQRLDELGENGTVLVVGGNLTAIETATEIAESRPGLQVTLATSGELGGWLGPKARSHLLRAFDRFGVVVHEHATIERVEAAKAVTADGTTIGSDATVWAAGFAVHPIAAASGLDVEGNGQITVDRTMRSVSHPEVYAAGDSAHAIGGNGQPLPMSCASAGFTRMQATAAIIGNLTGRAVSKTPLAYLGNCISLGSKDAIFQLVDGDARSKPGALRGRPAARVKAAVLRTVAWSVRHPTYGLPARKHHSATAPDPSTEGVVA; from the coding sequence ATGCGGCACCGCATCGTCGTCCTCGGGGCCGGATACGCCGGAGCCCCCGCCGCCGGATACCTCGCCCGCCACCTCCACACCGACGACTTCGAGATCACCGTCGTCAACGCCGAGCCCGACTTCGTAGAGCGGATGCGCCTGCACCAGCTCGCCGCCGGCCAGGACCTGCGCCGCTACCAATTGGCGGAGCTGTTCGCGGGCACCGGTATCCGGCTGCGGCTGGCACGCGTCACCGCCGTCAACGCCGAGCAACGGAGGGTCGCCGTGACCGACGGCGAGGGTACCGAGTGGCTCGAATACGACACCCTCCTCTACACGCTCGGCAGCACCGCCGCCGACCACGGCGTTCCGGGCGTGAACGAGCACGCCTTCCACGTCGCCGGCCAACCGGCGGCGCTGCGCCTGCGCCAGCGCCTGGACGAGCTGGGCGAGAACGGAACGGTGCTGGTCGTCGGCGGCAACCTGACCGCGATCGAGACTGCCACCGAGATCGCCGAATCCCGGCCCGGGCTCCAGGTCACCCTGGCCACCAGCGGCGAGCTGGGGGGTTGGCTGGGCCCGAAGGCGCGCAGCCACCTGCTGCGAGCCTTCGACCGGTTCGGCGTCGTGGTCCACGAGCACGCCACCATCGAACGCGTCGAGGCGGCGAAGGCTGTCACCGCTGACGGCACCACCATCGGTTCCGACGCGACCGTGTGGGCGGCCGGCTTCGCCGTCCACCCCATCGCCGCCGCCAGCGGGCTCGATGTCGAAGGCAATGGCCAGATCACGGTCGACCGCACGATGCGGTCGGTCTCCCATCCGGAGGTCTACGCCGCCGGTGACAGCGCCCACGCCATCGGCGGGAACGGCCAGCCACTGCCGATGAGCTGCGCTTCGGCGGGATTCACCCGGATGCAGGCGACGGCCGCGATCATCGGGAACCTGACCGGCCGCGCAGTCTCGAAGACCCCGTTGGCATACCTCGGCAACTGCATCAGCCTCGGAAGCAAGGACGCGATCTTCCAACTGGTCGACGGCGACGCGCGATCGAAGCCCGGTGCCCTGCGCGGCCGTCCAGCCGCGCGTGTCAAGGCGGCCGTGCTCAGAACCGTCGCATGGAGCGTGCGCCATCCGACCTACGGACTGCCGGCTCGCAAGCACCACTCGGCAACCGCGCCAGACCCCTCCACTGAGGGGGTCGTTGCCTAG
- a CDS encoding sigma-70 family RNA polymerase sigma factor, which translates to MDTVAVQRFEANRDRLASLAYRLLGSAADAEDAVQDAFLRWQAAEREHIEVPEAWLTKVVTNLSLDRLRSAQVRRERAAGDWLPEPLLDGDPMLGPADTVEQRESVTLAVLMLMERLSPVERAVYVLREAFSYGHAEIAEILDITESASQQHAHRARRHVAAERNASEVDRASAHRIVEAFVDAAASGRTERLVALLTDDATGVADGAGLATKLLRYSTPERIAAAMRAGFKATPAKRELAGGSPSIYAGVVNGSPAVLAAFDDQVVGAVILEVRDGKIAAVCGMAAAARLGRITEEWRRREHGAPIIESW; encoded by the coding sequence ATGGACACTGTCGCCGTGCAGCGTTTCGAGGCCAACCGGGACCGGTTGGCCTCGCTCGCGTACCGCCTGCTCGGCTCGGCCGCCGACGCCGAGGACGCGGTGCAGGACGCGTTCCTGCGCTGGCAGGCCGCCGAGCGGGAACACATCGAGGTACCCGAGGCGTGGCTGACCAAGGTCGTCACCAACCTGTCCCTCGACCGGCTCCGTTCGGCGCAGGTGCGGCGCGAACGCGCGGCCGGCGACTGGCTGCCCGAACCGCTCCTGGACGGCGACCCGATGCTGGGCCCGGCCGACACCGTCGAGCAGCGCGAATCGGTGACCCTGGCGGTGCTGATGCTCATGGAACGCCTCTCGCCGGTCGAGCGGGCCGTCTACGTGCTGCGTGAGGCCTTTTCCTACGGCCACGCCGAGATCGCCGAGATCCTCGACATCACCGAGTCCGCGAGCCAGCAGCACGCCCACCGGGCCCGGCGCCATGTCGCCGCGGAGCGCAACGCCAGTGAAGTCGACCGCGCCTCCGCGCACCGGATCGTCGAGGCGTTCGTCGACGCCGCTGCCTCGGGCCGGACCGAGCGGCTGGTGGCGCTGCTGACCGACGACGCGACCGGGGTCGCCGACGGCGCCGGGCTGGCGACAAAGCTGCTGCGGTACTCGACCCCCGAGCGGATCGCCGCCGCCATGCGGGCCGGCTTCAAGGCGACGCCAGCGAAGCGGGAACTGGCCGGCGGTTCCCCTTCGATCTACGCCGGCGTGGTCAACGGTTCTCCCGCCGTGCTCGCCGCGTTCGACGACCAGGTTGTGGGCGCGGTGATCCTGGAGGTCCGCGACGGCAAGATCGCGGCCGTGTGCGGTATGGCAGCCGCGGCCCGGCTCGGCCGCATCACCGAGGAATGGCGGCGGCGCGAGCACGGTGCCCCAATCATCGAATCGTGGTGA
- a CDS encoding glycosyltransferase family 4 protein — protein sequence MAQRTMLITNDFPPRTGGTETFGYELARRMPAAGAGDVLVYTSASAGQREFDRVQPFAIVRDPARTLLPTPRVARKSADLVREHGCDRVVIGSAAPLGLLARGLRTAGVREIVALTHGHEAWWSQLPGVRRVLRRIGDDVDVLTYLGEYTRDLLQDALGSTARHRLVKLAPGVDTDLFHPERDGSAVRERYGLGQGPVILSVCRLVPRKGVDALIRAMSWVRVRHPRARLLVVGEGPDERRLRDLAAWMGVDAEVVFAGAHPNTELPEFYAAADLFAMPCRSRRAVLEAEGLGIVFLEAAASGLAVLAGNSGGAPEAVRHGETGYVVDGRDPGEVARRVTRVLDAPEHARAMGLRGREWVLEDWTWEHATRRLAGLRG from the coding sequence ATGGCGCAGCGCACCATGTTGATCACCAACGACTTCCCGCCGCGGACCGGCGGCACCGAGACGTTCGGCTACGAGCTGGCGCGGCGCATGCCCGCGGCCGGTGCCGGTGACGTGCTGGTCTACACCTCGGCGAGCGCCGGGCAGCGCGAGTTCGACCGGGTGCAGCCGTTCGCGATCGTCCGCGACCCCGCGCGCACGCTGCTTCCCACGCCGCGTGTCGCGCGCAAGTCCGCCGACCTGGTCCGCGAGCACGGCTGCGACCGTGTCGTGATCGGCTCGGCGGCTCCGCTCGGCCTGCTGGCGCGCGGGCTGCGCACCGCCGGGGTGCGGGAGATCGTCGCGCTGACCCACGGCCACGAGGCGTGGTGGTCGCAACTCCCCGGCGTGCGCCGAGTGCTGCGCAGGATCGGCGACGACGTAGACGTGCTGACCTACCTGGGGGAGTACACCCGCGATCTGCTGCAGGACGCGCTGGGGTCCACCGCCCGCCACCGGCTCGTCAAACTGGCCCCGGGGGTCGACACCGATCTCTTCCATCCCGAGCGCGACGGCTCTGCGGTGCGGGAGCGGTACGGTCTGGGCCAGGGGCCGGTGATCCTCTCGGTGTGCCGCCTGGTCCCACGCAAGGGCGTCGACGCGCTGATCCGGGCGATGTCGTGGGTGCGGGTGCGGCACCCGCGGGCGCGGCTGCTGGTGGTGGGGGAGGGGCCCGACGAACGGCGGCTGCGGGACCTGGCGGCCTGGATGGGGGTCGATGCCGAAGTGGTCTTCGCCGGCGCACACCCCAACACGGAGCTGCCGGAGTTCTACGCGGCGGCCGACCTGTTCGCCATGCCGTGCCGTTCGCGCCGTGCCGTCCTGGAGGCCGAGGGACTGGGGATCGTCTTCCTGGAGGCGGCCGCGAGCGGGCTTGCCGTTCTGGCCGGCAATTCCGGGGGCGCACCCGAGGCGGTCCGGCACGGGGAGACCGGCTACGTCGTCGACGGCCGCGATCCGGGCGAGGTGGCCCGGCGCGTCACCCGTGTCCTGGACGCTCCGGAGCACGCGCGGGCCATGGGCCTGCGGGGTCGTGAGTGGGTGCTTGAGGACTGGACTTGGGAGCACGCCACTCGGCGTCTGGCGGGCCTGCGGGGCTGA
- a CDS encoding acyl-CoA dehydrogenase family protein, producing MPVERVLPTPEAADLLELVRTMVDRELAPRVAADEERAAFPRDLFTQLGRAGLLGLPYPAAFGGGDQPYEVYLQVVEELARGWLAVGLGLSVHTLACFPIAEYGDTEQREALLGDLIGGELLGAYCLSEADSGSDAAAMATAATPTDEGYLVNGTKAWTTHGGVADFYTLFARTGGPGSGARGISCLHVPASTSGVAAAPPERKMGMSASPTASVRFDAARVGKEALIGQEGQGFSIAMAALDCGRLGIAACAVGVAQAAMDLAVGYARERRQFGRPIGEFQGVGFLLADMATQVEAARELYLAAARRRDSGQPFGVQAAMAKLFASDTAMRATTDAVQVLGGAGYTRDHPAERLMREAKVLQIVEGTNQIQRLVIGRYLSGHD from the coding sequence ATGCCCGTGGAACGCGTGCTTCCCACCCCGGAGGCCGCCGACCTGCTGGAACTGGTTCGGACGATGGTCGACCGGGAGCTCGCCCCCAGGGTGGCCGCCGATGAGGAGCGGGCCGCCTTTCCCCGGGACCTCTTCACCCAACTTGGCCGGGCCGGGCTGCTGGGGCTGCCCTACCCCGCGGCCTTCGGCGGAGGGGACCAGCCCTACGAGGTCTACCTCCAGGTAGTCGAAGAGCTGGCGCGCGGGTGGCTCGCCGTGGGACTCGGCCTCAGCGTGCACACCCTGGCGTGCTTCCCGATCGCCGAGTACGGCGACACCGAGCAGCGCGAGGCGCTGCTCGGCGACCTCATCGGCGGTGAGCTGCTGGGCGCCTACTGCCTCTCCGAGGCCGACTCCGGCTCCGACGCCGCAGCCATGGCCACCGCGGCAACCCCCACCGACGAGGGGTACCTGGTCAACGGCACCAAGGCGTGGACCACCCACGGCGGCGTCGCCGACTTCTACACCCTCTTCGCGCGCACCGGAGGTCCCGGCTCGGGCGCGCGCGGCATCAGTTGCCTGCACGTCCCCGCCTCCACCAGCGGGGTTGCCGCCGCCCCTCCCGAACGGAAGATGGGGATGTCCGCCTCGCCCACGGCGTCGGTGCGCTTCGACGCGGCGCGCGTCGGCAAGGAGGCACTCATCGGCCAGGAGGGACAGGGGTTCAGCATCGCGATGGCCGCGCTCGACTGCGGGCGGCTGGGCATCGCCGCCTGCGCGGTGGGAGTCGCGCAGGCGGCGATGGACCTCGCGGTGGGCTACGCGCGCGAGCGCCGCCAGTTCGGTCGGCCCATCGGCGAGTTCCAGGGCGTGGGATTCCTGCTCGCCGACATGGCCACGCAGGTCGAGGCCGCTCGCGAGCTCTACCTCGCAGCGGCCCGGCGCCGCGACTCCGGGCAGCCGTTCGGCGTGCAGGCCGCCATGGCGAAACTGTTCGCCTCCGACACCGCCATGCGCGCTACGACCGACGCCGTGCAGGTCCTGGGCGGGGCCGGATACACCCGGGACCATCCGGCCGAGCGCCTGATGCGCGAGGCCAAGGTGCTGCAGATCGTCGAGGGGACCAACCAGATCCAGCGGCTGGTTATCGGCCGGTATCTGTCCGGTCACGATTGA
- a CDS encoding ABC transporter ATP-binding protein: protein MASIRLAEVSKIYPDRTAAVSDLDLDIGEGEFLVLVGPSGCGKTTALRMIAGLEEVSSGNLIIGDRVVNRVPARDRDVAMVFQSYALYPHLSVRDNIGFGLQLRKVAKSEIRQRVEEAASTLGLTEHLDRRPRNLSGGQRQRVAMGRAIVRNPHAFLMDEPLSNLDAKLRVQMRAEISRIQRDLGVTTVYVTHDQVEAMTLGDRVAVLKKGVLQQAAPPQELYDRPANLFVAGFIGSPSMNLLQARLEADGAGARLALGGQALAVPGTLLAERPRLRDYIGRAIAVGIRPEDMEDADLVDTPDGAVLSSTTDLVEALGSELLLHFRLDASPVVTDDTRELARDAGADQLGTASRESEIIARCSPRSRTKIGDPLRVRVETARLYFFDPDSGAGIWGDPSPAHQHKEGSHA from the coding sequence GTGGCGAGCATCCGGTTGGCCGAGGTCAGCAAGATCTACCCCGATCGGACGGCCGCGGTGAGCGACCTCGACCTCGACATCGGCGAAGGGGAGTTCCTGGTCCTCGTCGGTCCGTCCGGGTGCGGCAAGACCACGGCGCTGCGCATGATCGCCGGCCTCGAGGAGGTCAGCTCGGGGAACCTCATCATCGGCGACCGCGTCGTCAACCGGGTGCCGGCGCGCGACCGCGACGTCGCCATGGTGTTCCAGAGCTACGCGCTCTACCCGCACCTCTCGGTGCGCGACAACATCGGGTTCGGGCTGCAGTTGCGCAAGGTCGCCAAATCGGAGATCCGCCAGCGGGTCGAGGAGGCCGCGAGCACCCTGGGCCTCACCGAGCACCTCGACCGCAGGCCCCGGAACCTCTCGGGTGGCCAGCGCCAGCGGGTGGCCATGGGGCGGGCGATCGTGCGCAACCCGCACGCGTTCCTCATGGACGAGCCGTTGTCCAACCTCGACGCCAAGCTACGCGTGCAGATGCGCGCCGAGATCTCGCGGATCCAGCGCGACCTCGGGGTGACAACCGTCTACGTCACCCACGACCAGGTCGAGGCGATGACCCTGGGCGACCGGGTGGCCGTGTTGAAGAAGGGCGTGCTGCAGCAGGCCGCCCCTCCCCAGGAGCTCTACGACCGGCCCGCCAACCTCTTCGTCGCCGGGTTCATCGGTTCCCCGTCGATGAACCTGCTGCAGGCGCGCCTGGAGGCAGACGGGGCCGGCGCGCGCCTGGCGCTCGGTGGGCAGGCGCTCGCGGTCCCCGGCACCCTGCTGGCCGAGCGGCCCCGGCTGCGCGACTACATCGGGCGCGCCATCGCCGTGGGCATCCGGCCCGAGGACATGGAGGACGCTGACCTCGTCGACACTCCCGACGGTGCCGTACTGTCCTCCACCACCGATCTCGTCGAGGCACTCGGCTCCGAGCTGCTGCTGCACTTCCGGCTGGACGCGTCGCCCGTCGTCACCGACGACACCAGAGAGCTGGCACGCGACGCCGGCGCTGACCAGCTCGGCACCGCAAGCCGCGAAAGCGAGATCATCGCGCGCTGCAGCCCTCGCTCCCGGACCAAGATCGGGGATCCCCTGCGGGTGCGCGTCGAGACCGCACGGCTGTACTTCTTCGACCCCGACTCCGGCGCGGGCATCTGGGGTGATCCCTCACCCGCGCACCAGCACAAGGAGGGATCCCATGCGTAG
- a CDS encoding ABC transporter substrate-binding protein, producing the protein MRRYPRTGRGAVAPVAAIALLASACSPGSGPGGSGELDGVELTVAAKWTGAEEEGFRAVLDEFEAQTGASVSYESTGEDTGAYLGPKIEAGEPPDIAALPQPGLVDEYAERGELVPLSGAAATTLEEEYADYWQDLGTAGDETYGVLVKAAHKSLVWYRPDAFDEAGVQEPATWDDMVGTTSSTLSDAGITPFAMCGASGWTLTDWFENVYLSENGPESYDQLAAGELSWTDDSVVQSLETLADVWGEDDLMVGGRDGAVQTDFPSCVNQVYGQEDAAMVVEADFVAAPAREAGATVGENAVAFPFPAVGEDPPVVVAGDIAVAMTENEGVPELMAYLSSAEAQELWAEQGGYLSANSEVPTGAYEDEFTQGLAQTVLDAGEDVRYDLSDQVPSAFGATEGSGMWAILQDYLRDPGDPEGTAEELEQAASGS; encoded by the coding sequence ATGCGTAGGTACCCGCGGACCGGCCGCGGCGCGGTCGCGCCAGTCGCGGCCATAGCGCTGCTCGCGAGCGCCTGCTCGCCGGGCTCAGGCCCCGGGGGCAGTGGCGAGCTCGACGGTGTGGAGCTCACTGTGGCCGCCAAATGGACCGGTGCGGAGGAGGAGGGGTTCCGGGCCGTTCTCGACGAGTTCGAGGCGCAGACCGGTGCGTCGGTCTCCTACGAGTCCACCGGTGAGGACACCGGAGCCTACCTGGGCCCCAAGATCGAGGCGGGGGAGCCGCCGGACATCGCGGCCCTGCCGCAACCCGGCCTGGTGGACGAGTACGCCGAACGCGGCGAGCTGGTGCCCCTCAGTGGTGCGGCGGCGACCACCCTCGAGGAGGAGTACGCCGACTACTGGCAGGATCTGGGGACCGCCGGCGACGAGACATACGGTGTCCTGGTCAAGGCCGCGCACAAGTCGCTCGTGTGGTACCGGCCCGACGCCTTCGACGAGGCCGGCGTGCAGGAGCCCGCCACCTGGGACGACATGGTCGGCACCACCTCCTCGACGCTGTCCGACGCCGGGATCACCCCCTTCGCCATGTGCGGCGCGTCCGGCTGGACACTCACCGACTGGTTCGAGAACGTCTACCTCTCCGAGAACGGACCCGAGTCCTACGACCAGCTCGCCGCCGGGGAACTCTCCTGGACCGACGACAGCGTCGTACAGAGCCTGGAGACGCTGGCCGACGTCTGGGGCGAGGACGACCTGATGGTGGGCGGCCGGGACGGCGCCGTGCAGACCGACTTCCCGAGCTGCGTCAACCAGGTCTACGGACAGGAGGACGCGGCCATGGTCGTCGAGGCCGACTTCGTCGCGGCCCCCGCGCGCGAGGCCGGGGCCACGGTCGGCGAGAACGCTGTGGCGTTCCCCTTCCCGGCCGTCGGCGAGGACCCGCCGGTCGTGGTCGCCGGCGACATCGCCGTGGCCATGACCGAGAACGAGGGAGTGCCGGAGCTCATGGCCTACCTCTCCTCGGCCGAGGCCCAGGAACTGTGGGCCGAGCAGGGCGGCTACCTCTCGGCCAACTCCGAGGTCCCCACCGGAGCCTACGAGGACGAGTTCACCCAGGGGCTGGCCCAGACCGTCCTCGACGCGGGCGAGGACGTCCGTTACGACCTGTCCGACCAGGTGCCCAGCGCGTTCGGCGCGACCGAGGGCTCGGGCATGTGGGCGATCCTGCAGGACTACCTGCGCGACCCCGGCGATCCCGAAGGTACGGCCGAGGAGCTGGAGCAGGCCGCGTCCGGCTCCTGA